The following are encoded together in the Penaeus monodon isolate SGIC_2016 chromosome 44, NSTDA_Pmon_1, whole genome shotgun sequence genome:
- the LOC119568497 gene encoding zinc finger protein OZF-like encodes MSFLGDAMPSAPLTGKEIVGTGVSVKEELSEDVTEDTCLEIKEELLDYGDEARNDVCNMNLIHESHFFHNLPDLRHEAHAKDLCNLVQDCNDMLKVSFGAKDCGKTCSSDGVQVMYEGRLKEDTQLKLESTRKCFACQVCGKELSKESHIRIHMRVHTKEKPYNFDIYNKTLPSKSDLERHEICEICNNAFSCKKNLLRYMRTHTKEKPYRCEICNKAFSERGNLLAHIRVHTKGKPYNCKICNNTFSWKKNLLRHMRTHTKEKPYSCEICNKAFSERGNLVAHIRVHTKEKPYCCEICNKAFSYKGSLEIHMRRHRKEKTYICEICNKAFYLKSHVVRHMRVHTKEKPYSCEICNKKFSQKSVLVIHMRVHTKEKPYSCEICNKHFSNISNQIQHMRVHTKEKPDSCEFCNKGFSQTSSLVRHIRVHTKEKPYCCEICNKAFALKGNLVRHMRVHTKDKP; translated from the coding sequence ATGAGTTTTCTCGGCGACGCGATGCCTTCAGCCCCACTCACAGGCAAGGAAATAGTTGGCACAGGAGTCAGTGTCAAAGAAGAGCTCAGCGAAGATGTCACCGAAGATACATGCCTGGAAATTAAAGAGGAGCTGCTTGATTATGGAGATGAAGCGAGAAATGATGTGTGTAACATGAATTTAATACATGAAAGTCATTTCTTTCATAACCTTCCTGATCTAAGACATGAGGCACATGCAAAAGACTtatgtaacttggttcaggattgTAATGACATGTTAAAAGTGTCATTTGGGGCTAAGGACTGTGGGAAGACGTGTTCATCAGATGGGGTTCAAGTGATGTACGAGGGAAGACTGAAGGAGGATACACAACTAAAATTGGAATCCACAAGGAAATGTTTTGCATGTCAGGTGTGTGGCAAGGAATTGTCTAAAGAGAGTCACATCAGGATTCACATGAGAGtccacacaaaggagaagccatacaacttTGATATTTACAATAAGACACTCCCATCCAAAAGTGATCTAGAAAGGCACGAGATCTGCGAGATTTGCAACAATGCATTCTCGTGTAAAAAGAATCTGTTGAGGTACATGAGgacacatacaaaggagaagccatacagatgtgagatttgcaataaggccttctctgAGAGAGGTAACTTATTAGCGCACATTAGAGTTCACACCAAGGGTAAGCCATACAACTGCAAGATTTGCAACAATACATTCTCATGGAAAAAGAATCTGTTGAGGCacatgagaacacatacaaaggagaagccatacagctgtgagatttgcaataaggccttctctgAGAGAGGTAACCTAGTAGCGCACATTAGAGTACACACCAAGGAGAAACCATactgctgtgagatttgcaacaaggccttctcataTAAAGGTAGTCTAGAGATTCATATGAGAAGGCATAGAAAGGAGAAGACATACATAtgtgaaatttgcaataaggccttctattTGAAAAGCCATGTAGTAAggcatatgagagtgcatacaaaagagaaaccatacagctgtgagatttgtaataaaaaattctCACAAAAATCTGTTCTAGTAATCCacatgagagtacacacaaaagagaagccatacagctgtgagatttgtaataaACACTTCTCAAATATATCTAACCAAATAcaacatatgagagtacatacgaAGGAGAAGCCAGacagctgtgagttttgcaataAGGGTTTCTCACAGACATCTAGTCTAGTCAGACatataagagtacatacaaaagagaagccatactgcTGTGAGATATGTAATAAGGCCTTTGCTTTGAAAGGTAATTTAGTaaggcacatgagagtacatacaaaggataagCCATAA